CAGGTGGCGCTGCGTGGCCGCCTCGGGCACCAGCAGGAAGATCAGCAGGTCCACCGGCTCGTCGTCGGGCGCGTCGAAGGGGATCGGGTGCTGGACCCGCAGCACCGCCGCCAGCGGGTTCTTCAACCCCTTGATGCGCCCGTGCGGGATGGCGACGCCGTGCCCCAGGCCGGTGGAGCCGAGGCGCTCGCGCGCGAAGAGGTTGTCGGTGACCGAGGCCCGCGCGATCGCGTGCTGGTTCTCGAACACCAGGCCCGCCTGCTCGAATGCGCGCTTCTTGCTCGTGGCTTCCACGTTCACCAGCACGTTGCCGGCGGGCAGGATGGCGGCGAGACGGTTCATGTGGACGTCCTTGCGTCAGCGCTCCATCGGGAAGGGGATGGGACGCATGGGGGGAAAACGATTATAGGAAGCCCGTCCCTCGTGACCAGCACCAACGGGCAGGGGGCATGCCCGCGACCCGGGGATGTGGCGGGAACGCCACCTCGGCGTGGCCGCCAAACAGAAGCGGCCCCCGTGGGGCCGCTGTTGCTCCTGCCGGAGCGGTCGGGCGCAACGTCCCGAAAGAGGCCGGCCGTCGGCGGCCGCCGTGGCGCCGGATCGGCGCGTCAGTTCAGCAGGTCGAGCCGCTTGGCGGCGGCGTGGTGGTGGTCCTGCACCCGGTCCTTGTGCCGGCACACCTGCCGGTCGAGCTTGTCCATCAGCTGGTCGATGGCGGCGTAGAGGTCCTCGTGGGCCTGCTCCACGAAGATGTCGCGCCCCTTCACGTGGACGGTGACTTCGGCCTTCTGGCGACGTTCCTTCTCCTTCATCTTCTCGACGCGTAGCAAGACGTTGATGTCGACCACCTGGTCGAAGTGCCTTGTCACGCGGTCCAGCTTGCTGAGCACGTAGTCGCGCAGGGCGGGCGTCACGTCGAGGTGGTGTCCGCTGATGGTCAGGTTCATCGGATTTCCTTTCACGAAGACTCGTGGAAGACGGCTCACCACCGCGAGAACGGACGACCGGCGACGGTTGGAGGCCACCGGGCGGCGTTGCAGTCAGGGCGGCGGGGGGTGCCGCCTGTTGCGAGCCGTCCGGGCCAGTGTGCACGTCCGACACCCGTGTGACAAGCCGCCGTGACCGGGCCTTACGACCGCGCTGCGAAGCGCGTGACAGGCGCCGGCGAAAGCCCGTTCGGCGGGGGCGCGGAAGGCCACGACCGCCGGGGGCGGGAGGCATAATCCCGCGGTTGTGATGCCGGAGACCTCCGTGGACCAGAGTCACCCTCGGTGACCGTCCGCTCCCGCGACTGCGCCTGACGGCCGCCCCACCCGGCGGCCTCGCGCCGGCGGAGCGAGACGGTTCCCCCTCGCCCCCGCCCGTTGTCCCTGCCGCCTGAACGCGGTACCGCACGGCCGCTGCAAGCGGGCCGTGGCCGGAGATCCGATGATCAATGTCTTCACGCTGGAGCAGGGCCGCCTGAGCGGCCGCGCGCTCCAGGACGACGAACTGCTGGCCGACGCCCCCGAACGCGAACCGGTGTGGGTGGACCTGGAGGCGCCGACGCCGCAGGAGAAGGCCTGGGTCGCCCGCCGCTTCGGCCTCGTCATCCCCGACGACATCGTCGACGACGACCTGGAGGAGTCGGCCCG
The sequence above is a segment of the Aquabacterium sp. J223 genome. Coding sequences within it:
- a CDS encoding PTS sugar transporter subunit IIA — protein: MNRLAAILPAGNVLVNVEATSKKRAFEQAGLVFENQHAIARASVTDNLFARERLGSTGLGHGVAIPHGRIKGLKNPLAAVLRVQHPIPFDAPDDEPVDLLIFLLVPEAATQRHLEILSEIAELLSDRALRERLRVETDAAVVHKLISDWEPLKSVA
- the hpf gene encoding ribosome hibernation-promoting factor, HPF/YfiA family, coding for MNLTISGHHLDVTPALRDYVLSKLDRVTRHFDQVVDINVLLRVEKMKEKERRQKAEVTVHVKGRDIFVEQAHEDLYAAIDQLMDKLDRQVCRHKDRVQDHHHAAAKRLDLLN